One window of Helicobacter winghamensis ATCC BAA-430 genomic DNA carries:
- a CDS encoding DUF4006 family protein has product MNGLFGVNGLLGYFVAVVLLLSVVFGLGYAAVVTQKAQANNPYVIEDANALQMSSKANAQHFKDAPKGE; this is encoded by the coding sequence ATGAACGGATTATTTGGAGTTAATGGACTTTTGGGGTATTTCGTGGCAGTTGTGTTGTTGCTTTCTGTTGTGTTTGGTTTAGGTTATGCGGCTGTGGTTACACAGAAAGCGCAAGCAAACAATCCTTATGTGATTGAAGATGCAAATGCATTGCAGATGTCAAGTAAAGCGAATGCGCAACATTTCAAAGATGCACCAAAAGGAGAGTAG
- the ccoO gene encoding cytochrome-c oxidase, cbb3-type subunit II, which translates to MFHWLEKNPFFFTVVFLLVFSIAGLVEILPDFAKASRPTENLKPYTLLETAGRQIYIAESCNACHSQLVRPFKAETDRYGAYSLSGEYAYDRPFLWGSKRTGPDLHRVGDYRTTDWHEEHMLNPEAVVPGSIMPAYAHLYKKNVDVETAYAEAYTQKVVFAVPYDVENNPKLGDLEAAKAEILAEAKILVEDMKDPEIKAALERGEIKQIVALIAYLNSLGQKRRAN; encoded by the coding sequence ATGTTTCATTGGTTAGAAAAAAATCCATTTTTCTTTACAGTAGTATTTTTATTGGTGTTTTCAATTGCAGGATTGGTTGAGATTTTGCCTGATTTTGCAAAGGCTTCGCGTCCAACAGAAAATCTTAAGCCTTATACTCTTTTAGAAACTGCGGGGCGTCAAATTTATATTGCGGAAAGCTGTAATGCTTGCCACTCTCAACTTGTGCGCCCTTTTAAAGCGGAAACAGATCGCTATGGTGCGTATAGCTTAAGTGGCGAATATGCTTATGATAGACCTTTTCTTTGGGGTTCTAAAAGAACAGGTCCGGATTTACATCGCGTTGGAGACTATAGAACAACAGATTGGCATGAAGAACATATGTTAAATCCAGAAGCAGTTGTTCCAGGCTCTATTATGCCAGCATATGCACATTTATATAAGAAAAATGTAGATGTAGAGACAGCATATGCAGAGGCTTATACGCAAAAAGTTGTGTTTGCTGTTCCTTATGATGTAGAAAATAATCCAAAATTGGGGGATTTGGAAGCAGCTAAGGCTGAAATTTTAGCAGAAGCTAAGATTTTAGTAGAGGATATGAAAGATCCAGAAATTAAAGCCGCATTAGAGAGAGGCGAGATTAAGCAAATTGTTGCATTGATTGCGTATCTTAATAGTTTAGGGCAAAAAAGAAGGGCTAATTAA
- a CDS encoding YihY/virulence factor BrkB family protein, translating into MNKNMLKTFKDLENAKNKNPLIGRFQSLWTLKIFQEIVDKLWVLLRYLYAFLKGDLLYFASSLSFYTIFALLPMLLVVFSLVATLPDFKEYIESFKSLIIENFIPTHSDVFLQYLDGFLKNSTKLGGMGLLYAFITSILFFRNYQNITTKIFHSKGRGFWDSLSVYWTCMTLFPLGVLFSIFLSAKAYAYLDGLGYSTYLAWLFRLIPYFLIWIVFFMLFKISANTKISTKNTLLSSLITALLWSFCKWGFVYYVFYNKAYLTLYGSFSIVLFLFIWVYLSWAILLFGMGLSRGIDEMFVKELESQNERT; encoded by the coding sequence GTGAATAAAAATATGCTAAAAACTTTTAAAGACTTGGAAAATGCAAAAAATAAAAATCCATTAATAGGGCGATTCCAAAGTCTATGGACTCTAAAAATATTTCAAGAAATTGTGGATAAGCTCTGGGTGCTTTTGCGGTATTTGTATGCGTTTTTAAAGGGAGATTTGCTTTATTTTGCTTCAAGTCTTAGTTTTTATACGATTTTTGCGCTTTTGCCAATGCTGCTTGTTGTGTTTTCTTTGGTAGCGACATTGCCAGATTTTAAGGAATATATTGAGAGCTTTAAGAGTTTGATTATTGAAAATTTTATTCCTACGCACTCTGATGTGTTTTTGCAATATTTAGATGGATTTTTGAAAAATTCTACAAAGCTTGGTGGAATGGGGCTTTTGTATGCATTTATCACTTCTATTTTGTTTTTTAGGAATTATCAAAATATTACTACAAAGATTTTTCATTCTAAAGGACGCGGATTTTGGGATTCTTTATCTGTGTATTGGACTTGTATGACACTTTTTCCTCTAGGTGTGCTTTTCTCTATTTTTCTTAGCGCAAAGGCATATGCGTATTTAGATGGGTTGGGTTATAGCACTTATTTGGCATGGCTGTTTAGATTGATTCCTTATTTTTTGATTTGGATTGTCTTTTTTATGTTGTTTAAAATCTCGGCAAATACGAAAATTAGCACAAAAAACACATTGTTAAGCTCTCTTATTACGGCGCTTTTGTGGTCTTTTTGTAAATGGGGATTTGTGTATTATGTGTTTTATAATAAAGCATATTTAACACTATATGGCTCATTTAGTATTGTGTTGTTCTTATTTATTTGGGTGTATCTCTCATGGGCAATTTTACTTTTTGGAATGGGATTGAGTCGTGGCATTGATGAAATGTTTGTTAAAGAGTTGGAATCACAAAATGAAAGGACTTAA
- the purE gene encoding 5-(carboxyamino)imidazole ribonucleotide mutase produces the protein MEFVAILMGSKSDYPVIEECIKVLKKFDVPYEVIISSAHRSPNRTKEYVKNAEEKGAKVFIAAAGMAAHLAGAVASMTTKPVIGVPLKGGVLDGLDSLLSTVQMPSGMPVATLALGKTGAVNSAYLAMQILALSNTELGEKLKEDRVMKAKNVELDSSEIEVIL, from the coding sequence ATGGAATTTGTAGCAATTTTAATGGGTAGCAAGAGTGATTATCCTGTAATAGAAGAATGTATTAAGGTGCTGAAAAAATTTGATGTGCCTTATGAAGTAATTATTTCATCGGCACACAGAAGCCCAAATCGGACAAAGGAATATGTAAAAAATGCAGAGGAAAAAGGCGCAAAAGTTTTTATTGCAGCAGCTGGGATGGCAGCACACCTAGCTGGTGCTGTGGCTTCAATGACAACAAAACCTGTTATTGGTGTGCCGCTAAAAGGTGGTGTGCTAGATGGCTTAGATTCTTTATTGTCTACTGTGCAAATGCCTTCTGGTATGCCTGTGGCAACACTTGCTCTTGGAAAGACAGGGGCTGTAAATAGTGCGTATTTGGCAATGCAAATTTTAGCACTAAGCAATACAGAGCTTGGGGAGAAGCTTAAAGAGGATCGTGTAATGAAAGCAAAAAATGTTGAGCTAGACTCTAGCGAAATTGAAGTTATTTTATAA
- the ccoN gene encoding cytochrome-c oxidase, cbb3-type subunit I codes for MQSNPALEYDYSVAKLFLFATIAFGIVGLLLGVVIAFQMAFPNLNYLAGEFGTFGRLRPLHTNGIIYGFTLSGIWAAWYYLGQRVLKISYNEHPFLKAIGHLHFWVYIVLMALAVVSLFAGLTQSKEYSELIWPLDLLVVVVWVLWGVSLFGSMGVRREQTIYISLWYFIATFVAIAALYIFNNLSVPTYLISGVGSMWHSISLYAGTNDAMVQWWFGHNAVAFVFTSGIIGVIYYFLPKESGQPIFSYKLTLFSFWGLMFVYIWAGSHHLLYSTVPDWMQTMGSIFSVVLILPSWGTAVNMLLTMKGQWHQLKESPLIKFLILASTFYMLSTLEGPIQSIKSVNALAHFTDWIVGHVHDGVLGWVGFTIIAACYHMTPRLFGREIYSKKLMDIQFWIQTTAIILYFSSMWIAGITQGMMWRATDEFGSLAYSFIDTVTVLMPYYTIRAIGGAMYLIGFIIFTYNIVMTIVASKTLEKEPRFATPMAA; via the coding sequence ATGCAATCAAATCCTGCGTTAGAGTATGACTACTCCGTTGCGAAGTTATTTCTTTTTGCGACGATTGCGTTTGGTATTGTTGGGTTATTGTTGGGTGTTGTGATCGCTTTTCAAATGGCTTTTCCAAACCTTAATTATCTTGCGGGTGAGTTTGGAACATTTGGGAGATTGCGACCTTTGCACACAAATGGAATCATCTATGGTTTTACGCTAAGTGGTATCTGGGCGGCTTGGTATTATTTAGGGCAAAGAGTTTTAAAAATTTCTTATAATGAGCATCCATTTTTGAAAGCTATCGGGCATTTACATTTCTGGGTCTATATTGTACTTATGGCTTTAGCAGTGGTTAGCTTGTTTGCTGGACTTACACAATCTAAAGAATATTCTGAATTAATTTGGCCACTTGATTTGCTAGTGGTTGTTGTGTGGGTGTTATGGGGTGTCAGTTTGTTTGGCTCAATGGGTGTAAGACGCGAACAGACAATTTATATTAGTTTATGGTATTTTATTGCAACTTTTGTGGCAATCGCAGCACTCTATATTTTTAACAATCTTTCTGTGCCAACTTATTTAATTTCAGGCGTAGGTTCTATGTGGCATTCTATTTCGCTCTATGCAGGAACCAATGATGCAATGGTGCAATGGTGGTTTGGGCATAATGCTGTTGCGTTTGTTTTTACTTCAGGAATTATTGGAGTGATTTACTACTTTTTGCCAAAAGAGTCTGGACAGCCAATTTTCTCTTATAAACTAACATTATTTTCATTTTGGGGCTTGATGTTTGTTTATATTTGGGCTGGAAGTCATCATTTGCTTTATTCCACAGTTCCTGATTGGATGCAAACTATGGGTTCAATTTTCTCAGTTGTGTTAATTTTACCTTCTTGGGGGACAGCTGTTAATATGCTACTTACTATGAAAGGACAATGGCATCAATTAAAAGAATCTCCACTGATTAAATTCCTTATCCTTGCATCAACTTTCTATATGCTTTCAACACTTGAAGGCCCGATTCAGTCTATTAAATCCGTAAATGCACTAGCGCACTTTACAGATTGGATTGTAGGGCATGTGCATGATGGTGTTTTAGGTTGGGTTGGATTTACAATCATTGCAGCTTGTTATCATATGACACCGCGTTTATTTGGGCGTGAAATTTATTCCAAGAAGCTTATGGATATTCAATTTTGGATTCAAACAACAGCAATCATTCTTTACTTCTCAAGTATGTGGATTGCAGGAATCACACAAGGTATGATGTGGAGAGCAACAGATGAGTTTGGAAGTTTGGCATATTCATTTATAGATACTGTAACTGTGTTAATGCCTTATTATACAATTCGTGCGATTGGTGGAGCAATGTATTTGATTGGATTTATTATCTTTACTTATAACATTGTTATGACAATTGTGGCTAGCAAAACTCTTGAGAAAGAACCAAGATTTGCAACGCCTATGGCAGCGTAA
- a CDS encoding damage-control phosphatase ARMT1 family protein, with translation MLKQASSTAKLQNDSLEKSVLEAIVAIFKDLDNFQNFLKNHFDFSVLTNQDKAKLQEQLRVFFKNKGIVLESDFEIPPTLLAVLVYEKISEILGNTQPYLEIKTRSIAQARIYKQGFLRNLEEILGQGLSAEEVLEYAVRICVLGNVIDYGSQYSFDLNLESKKILETNFAYFSLESFIKRVENAKQIVLIGDNAGENEFDEILIVALKALYPNLEIYYFVRGADIINDITLKDLKNSDSALFKICKVVDSGVLSPGFIEALASVEAKEIYKNADVILAKGMGNFESMELLARSDCRVFFLFKIKCNVVRDYLKKSLGDFVFFSPFLQ, from the coding sequence TTGTTAAAACAAGCAAGCTCTACTGCAAAACTCCAAAATGATTCTTTAGAAAAAAGTGTGCTAGAAGCTATTGTGGCTATCTTTAAGGATTTGGATAATTTTCAAAATTTTTTGAAAAATCATTTTGACTTTTCTGTTTTGACTAATCAAGACAAAGCAAAACTTCAAGAGCAATTGAGAGTATTTTTTAAAAATAAAGGAATCGTTTTAGAGAGTGATTTTGAAATTCCACCTACGCTTCTTGCGGTTTTAGTGTATGAAAAAATTTCAGAAATTTTAGGTAATACTCAGCCTTATTTAGAGATTAAAACTAGGAGTATTGCGCAAGCAAGAATTTATAAGCAAGGTTTTTTGAGAAATTTAGAAGAAATATTGGGGCAAGGTTTGAGTGCGGAGGAAGTCTTAGAATATGCGGTGCGTATTTGTGTGCTTGGGAATGTAATTGATTATGGATCGCAATATAGTTTTGATTTAAACTTAGAATCTAAAAAAATTTTAGAGACAAATTTTGCGTATTTTTCATTGGAATCTTTTATAAAAAGAGTAGAGAATGCAAAACAAATAGTGTTGATTGGTGATAATGCTGGAGAGAATGAATTTGATGAGATTTTAATTGTTGCGCTTAAGGCTTTGTATCCTAATTTAGAGATTTATTATTTTGTGCGTGGAGCTGATATTATTAATGATATTACGCTAAAGGATTTGAAAAATAGCGATTCTGCATTGTTTAAAATATGTAAAGTTGTGGATAGTGGAGTTTTAAGCCCTGGATTTATAGAAGCTTTGGCAAGTGTGGAAGCAAAAGAAATTTATAAAAATGCAGATGTGATTTTGGCAAAGGGAATGGGAAATTTTGAATCTATGGAATTGCTTGCTAGAAGCGATTGCCGTGTGTTTTTTCTTTTTAAAATTAAATGCAATGTGGTGCGCGATTATCTTAAAAAAAGTTTAGGCGATTTTGTGTTTTTCTCTCCATTTCTGCAGTAA
- a CDS encoding c-type cytochrome: protein MEWFNLGDSINMLGLAGAVVILALTIFIVGGYIKKMKDSKADGELAEEEWDGIKEFKNDIPIGWGVTYLVLIIWALWYWFVGYPLNSYSQIGEYNEEVKAYNAKFEEKWQNIDVETLTKMGQNLYLVQCSQCHGVTTEGINGTAANLLEWGKEEGIIRTMKEGSKGLGYMLGDMLPMSETAPGVLNTDEDYKAVAAYVMAEISEAKKTKYPDLVAKGKELFSVATCNACHGDDGKGMDGMAPDLSKYGTPAFVAEVLEKGKKGHIGIMPSFKSQMLTDKQKEALAHFIYSDKN from the coding sequence ATGGAATGGTTTAATTTAGGCGATAGCATAAATATGCTTGGGCTAGCTGGAGCCGTAGTAATTTTAGCTTTGACTATTTTCATTGTGGGTGGTTACATCAAAAAAATGAAGGATAGCAAAGCAGATGGTGAGCTAGCAGAAGAAGAATGGGATGGCATTAAGGAGTTTAAAAACGATATTCCTATTGGTTGGGGAGTCACTTATCTGGTGCTAATTATTTGGGCATTATGGTATTGGTTTGTGGGATATCCTTTGAATTCTTATTCTCAAATTGGGGAATATAATGAGGAAGTAAAAGCATATAATGCAAAATTTGAAGAAAAGTGGCAGAACATTGATGTGGAAACATTAACAAAAATGGGACAGAATCTCTATTTAGTGCAATGTTCACAATGCCACGGAGTTACGACAGAAGGAATTAATGGCACTGCTGCAAACTTACTTGAATGGGGTAAAGAAGAAGGTATTATCCGCACAATGAAAGAAGGAAGTAAGGGGCTGGGTTATATGCTTGGTGATATGTTACCAATGAGTGAAACAGCACCAGGTGTTTTAAATACAGATGAGGATTACAAGGCGGTTGCAGCATATGTGATGGCAGAAATCTCAGAGGCTAAGAAAACAAAGTATCCTGATCTTGTTGCAAAAGGAAAAGAACTTTTTAGCGTGGCAACTTGCAATGCTTGTCATGGTGATGATGGTAAAGGAATGGATGGTATGGCTCCAGATTTAAGTAAATATGGAACACCAGCCTTTGTTGCTGAAGTTCTCGAAAAAGGCAAAAAGGGGCATATTGGTATTATGCCTTCTTTTAAATCGCAAATGTTAACGGATAAGCAAAAAGAAGCTTTAGCGCATTTTATCTATTCAGACAAGAACTAA
- a CDS encoding cytochrome c oxidase, cbb3-type, CcoQ subunit, with product MKYETIQIIQGYAYWFITLLLVVLLYAYIYHLYKSQKSGKIDYEKYARLALDDELDDRLIEDRNKENKKKES from the coding sequence GTGAAATATGAAACGATACAAATTATTCAAGGTTATGCGTATTGGTTTATTACGCTATTATTGGTAGTGTTGTTATATGCCTATATCTATCACTTATATAAAAGTCAAAAAAGTGGTAAGATTGATTATGAAAAATACGCAAGGCTAGCCTTAGATGATGAATTAGATGATCGTTTGATAGAAGATCGTAATAAAGAAAATAAAAAGAAGGAGAGCTAA
- a CDS encoding hemolysin family protein, which yields MEIESFLLSIFALFLVLLNGFFVLSEFAIVKIRRSRLEELSKREVSGAKLALKITGKLDSYLSATQLGITLSSLGLGWIGEPAIARLLEAPFKYFIGENPVLLHSVSFVIAFSFITLLHVVVGEIVPKSIAIAKAEKAVLLIARPLHIFWIVFYPVIKIFDFIATVILHAMHIKPASEGEESAHSEEELKIIVGESLKGGYLDTIENEIIQNAVSFSDTMAKEIMTPRKDMICLYDDNTYEENMQIVTTTKHTRYPYCKEGKDNIIGMVHLRDLLETMLSNNPSKELESLVREMIIVPESASISNILNQMNRRQIHTALVVDEYGGTAGLLTMEDILEEVMGDISDEHDKKSDDCHKISEDSYSFDGMLDLERVADVLGISFEEDTEQVTIGGYVFNLLERMPVVGDVIDDEYCEYEVLATEGARIVRLKATKKPFVSEE from the coding sequence TTGGAAATTGAGTCGTTTCTTTTGTCAATTTTCGCATTGTTTCTTGTTTTATTAAATGGTTTTTTTGTGCTTTCAGAATTTGCAATTGTTAAAATTCGTCGTTCTCGTCTAGAGGAGCTTTCAAAGAGAGAGGTTAGTGGTGCAAAACTTGCTTTAAAGATTACTGGAAAGTTGGATTCCTATCTTTCTGCAACGCAACTTGGTATTACTCTTTCGTCTCTTGGGCTTGGTTGGATTGGAGAGCCTGCTATTGCTAGACTATTAGAAGCTCCATTTAAGTATTTCATTGGTGAAAATCCCGTATTGTTGCACTCTGTAAGTTTTGTGATTGCTTTTAGTTTTATCACGCTTTTGCATGTTGTTGTTGGGGAGATTGTGCCAAAATCTATCGCAATTGCTAAGGCGGAAAAGGCTGTATTGCTCATCGCTCGTCCGTTACATATTTTTTGGATTGTGTTTTATCCTGTGATTAAGATTTTTGATTTTATTGCTACAGTGATTTTACACGCAATGCATATTAAACCTGCAAGCGAAGGGGAAGAGAGTGCGCATTCTGAAGAAGAGTTAAAAATTATTGTAGGTGAGAGTTTAAAAGGTGGATATTTAGATACCATTGAAAATGAGATTATCCAAAATGCTGTAAGCTTTTCTGATACTATGGCAAAAGAGATAATGACACCTAGAAAAGATATGATTTGTTTGTATGATGATAATACTTATGAAGAAAATATGCAAATTGTAACAACTACAAAACATACACGCTATCCTTATTGCAAAGAGGGTAAAGATAATATTATTGGAATGGTACATTTGCGAGATTTGCTTGAAACAATGTTGAGTAATAATCCCTCAAAAGAGCTTGAGAGTCTAGTGCGTGAGATGATTATCGTTCCAGAGAGTGCATCCATTTCTAATATCTTAAATCAAATGAATCGTCGCCAAATCCATACTGCGCTTGTGGTGGATGAATATGGTGGAACAGCAGGCTTATTAACAATGGAAGATATTTTAGAAGAAGTTATGGGCGATATCAGTGATGAACACGATAAAAAAAGTGATGATTGCCATAAAATTAGTGAAGATTCTTACTCTTTTGATGGGATGCTGGATTTAGAGCGCGTTGCTGATGTGCTTGGAATTTCTTTTGAAGAGGATACAGAGCAAGTAACTATTGGTGGATATGTCTTTAATTTGCTTGAAAGAATGCCAGTGGTGGGCGATGTGATTGATGATGAGTATTGTGAATATGAGGTTTTGGCAACAGAAGGGGCTAGAATTGTGCGATTGAAAGCCACAAAAAAGCCATTTGTTAGTGAAGAATAG
- a CDS encoding biotin synthase encodes MQEIFLCTICNVSSGSCAEDCAYCTQSAKYNADIERYKYKPIPQILEEAKRASENGALGFCLVTSGRELDNKRTEYIAQAARAIVDSRLHLHLIGCSGIASVEALRELKSAGIASYNHNLEASRNFFPKICTTHSFEERYETCENALKAGLGLCSGGIFGMGEGWQDRMDLLYALQTLNPHSVPINFFIPNPALPLTQEILSQEEALECVKLAREYLPNVRLMIAGGRERVFGENQKALFECGINAVVLGDYLTTKGNTPKDEIERIKSYGYGIAISCE; translated from the coding sequence ATGCAAGAGATTTTTTTATGCACAATTTGCAATGTTTCAAGTGGGAGTTGTGCAGAGGATTGCGCGTATTGCACGCAAAGTGCGAAGTATAACGCAGATATTGAACGCTACAAATACAAACCAATTCCACAAATTTTAGAGGAAGCAAAAAGGGCAAGTGAGAATGGAGCGCTAGGATTTTGCCTTGTAACAAGTGGTAGGGAGCTAGATAACAAGCGCACAGAATATATTGCACAAGCAGCAAGGGCGATTGTTGATTCCAGGCTGCATTTACATTTGATAGGTTGTAGTGGGATAGCAAGTGTGGAAGCATTGAGGGAACTTAAGAGCGCAGGAATTGCAAGCTATAACCATAATTTAGAAGCAAGTCGAAACTTTTTTCCAAAAATTTGCACAACGCATAGTTTTGAAGAACGCTATGAAACCTGTGAAAATGCTCTAAAAGCAGGGCTTGGATTGTGTAGTGGCGGAATCTTTGGAATGGGAGAGGGTTGGCAGGATAGAATGGATTTACTCTACGCATTGCAAACCTTAAATCCCCATAGTGTGCCGATTAACTTCTTTATCCCAAATCCCGCATTACCACTAACACAAGAGATTTTAAGCCAAGAAGAAGCCCTAGAATGTGTGAAGCTAGCAAGAGAGTATTTGCCAAATGTAAGATTAATGATTGCAGGCGGGAGAGAAAGAGTCTTTGGGGAGAATCAAAAGGCACTTTTTGAATGCGGAATTAATGCTGTGGTGCTTGGGGATTATCTGACAACCAAAGGAAATACGCCAAAAGATGAGATAGAGCGTATTAAAAGTTATGGATATGGAATCGCAATAAGTTGTGAATAA
- a CDS encoding pyridoxamine 5'-phosphate oxidase family protein, with amino-acid sequence MTQEILDFLDKNVGFLATKGTCGNPRVRPVQSPLYCKGKLYACTSKKKGMYKHMQNFAGIELSAFDGKDMWIRIRAKAVFDENREIKQKMLEKYPVVQAIYKSPDNPDFAVFYFDEPSIKIQSFSGRDEVIKG; translated from the coding sequence ATGACACAAGAAATTTTAGATTTTTTAGATAAAAATGTAGGCTTTTTGGCGACTAAGGGGACTTGTGGTAATCCGCGCGTGCGCCCTGTGCAATCCCCTTTGTATTGCAAGGGAAAGTTGTATGCTTGCACTTCTAAGAAAAAGGGAATGTATAAGCATATGCAAAACTTTGCTGGGATTGAGCTTAGTGCATTTGATGGAAAGGATATGTGGATTAGAATCCGCGCAAAGGCTGTGTTTGATGAGAATAGAGAAATTAAACAAAAAATGCTTGAAAAATATCCTGTGGTGCAGGCAATTTATAAAAGCCCTGATAATCCTGATTTTGCAGTGTTTTATTTTGATGAGCCTAGTATTAAGATACAGAGTTTTAGTGGGCGTGATGAAGTGATAAAGGGCTAA
- a CDS encoding DNA-deoxyinosine glycosylase: MLKRGFEPIFNNESEVLILGSFPSKMSFEIGFYYGNPRNRFWKMLQDFFKVELVSVEAKKDFLLHYRIALWDIVCLGSNMQGDKESSMDKTLLATEISDLEALLAKTQIKTILCNGKKAYFLLNKYYPHLKDMAKSLPSTSPANVRFDSKQWEVELVSKSNF, encoded by the coding sequence ATGTTAAAAAGAGGATTTGAACCTATCTTTAATAATGAAAGTGAAGTTTTAATTCTTGGTAGTTTTCCAAGTAAAATGTCTTTTGAAATAGGATTTTATTATGGAAATCCTAGAAATAGATTTTGGAAAATGCTGCAAGATTTTTTTAAGGTTGAGTTAGTGAGTGTGGAAGCAAAAAAGGATTTTTTACTCCATTATCGTATTGCATTATGGGATATTGTTTGCTTGGGAAGTAATATGCAAGGCGATAAAGAGAGCAGTATGGATAAGACTTTATTGGCTACTGAAATTTCTGATCTTGAAGCATTGCTGGCTAAAACACAAATTAAAACTATTTTGTGCAATGGAAAGAAGGCTTATTTTCTTTTGAATAAATATTATCCACATTTGAAAGATATGGCAAAATCCCTTCCATCTACAAGCCCTGCAAATGTTAGGTTTGATAGTAAACAATGGGAAGTAGAGTTAGTAAGTAAATCAAATTTTTGA
- a CDS encoding DUF3972 domain-containing protein, whose amino-acid sequence MESWVGLEEFAKLAHLDKEKILEMVASGELKSKQENGEFLIDAKSGTQALVQSAGNAVMLANTTNVTVDSDFVEKTIGTILSLHEKVVSSKEETISSVKNENQFLKDALFNTQEVYEDDKKTIAILREQLRVAQEEIEFLKRKYRLMWGKAIDIKAKE is encoded by the coding sequence ATGGAATCTTGGGTTGGGTTGGAGGAATTTGCAAAACTAGCGCATTTAGATAAGGAAAAGATTTTAGAAATGGTGGCAAGTGGGGAGTTAAAAAGCAAACAAGAAAATGGAGAATTTCTCATTGATGCAAAGAGTGGCACACAAGCGCTTGTGCAGAGTGCAGGTAATGCTGTGATGCTTGCAAACACCACAAATGTAACTGTAGATAGTGATTTTGTTGAAAAAACTATCGGAACTATTTTGAGTCTGCACGAAAAGGTTGTAAGCTCCAAGGAAGAAACAATTTCAAGTGTAAAAAATGAAAACCAGTTTTTAAAAGATGCACTTTTTAACACACAAGAAGTGTATGAAGATGATAAAAAAACTATTGCTATTTTGCGCGAACAATTACGCGTTGCGCAAGAAGAGATTGAATTTTTAAAGCGTAAATATCGTCTAATGTGGGGCAAGGCGATTGATATTAAAGCAAAGGAATAA